In Opisthocomus hoazin isolate bOpiHoa1 chromosome 3, bOpiHoa1.hap1, whole genome shotgun sequence, a genomic segment contains:
- the LOC104336265 gene encoding myelin P2 protein, translating into MCNRFVGTWKLVSSENFDDYMKELGVGLATRKLGGLAKPDVIISMKGDIVTIRTESTFKNTTISFKLGQQFDETTADDRKVKSVVTLEKGALVQVQKWNGKETTIRRRLVDGKMVVECAMKGVVCTRVYERL; encoded by the exons ATGTGTAACCGATTTGTGGGAACCTGGAAACTCGTCTCCAGTGAAAATTTTGATGACTATATGAAAGAACTGG GAGTGGGCTTAGCTACCCGGAAACTGGGTGGCCTGGCAAAGCCTGATGTGATCATCAGTATGAAAGGGGACATAGTAACGATTAGAACTGAAAGCACCTTCAAAAATACAACAATCTCTTTCAAACTGGGCCAGCAGTTTGATGAAACGACAGCAGATGACCGGAAAGTCAAG AGTGTTGTAACCTTGGAGAAAGGGGCACTGGTGCAAGTGCAGAAGTGGAATGGCAAAGAGACCACGATAAGGAGAAGACTGGTTGATGGGAAAATGGTGGTG GAATGTGCCATGAAAGGAGTTGTCTGCACTAGAGTCTATGAAAGACTGTGA